The sequence TCTGTGccacttttatttgaaaaatgctccaaaataaactgaaacttaAGGACATGTTACTCTGGGTGAATTTAAAGCCATCGTAAAGGAATTACAAGCAAACTCTAGTCGCAGGTGTTTTTCTTGAAGATTGTGAGATGGCTGACTCTCCTActatacttatttatttattttttactttgatttttttcctctttttttgtatgGTTTGTTGACAGCGTCTATGCTttatctgtgtgctgctgcttttggccAAGTCACACTTGATGAGATTTAAAAAGTCAATGTGTCTTCACcttgttaaataaaggtttaataaaataatgacacagTTTGCTGTCTTAAAATCATGCTAAAATTTGTTGACCTATATCTTcgatacattttacaatttttgttATAGTAAAACTCTAtaagagagaggaaggcagatAGGCAgacttttctgtctttgtcaacACAGGGAGATAGCATTAGTAGTACCTCTGCCATAGTGAGGTTATAAGTTTGTTGTCTTCTCTGTCCTGCAGACTCTGGAGGGCCCAGAGCCCCCATGCTGCCCCCAGGAGGCCGCTCTGCTGGCCCCAGGCCCtttggtgggggtgggggaggagtTACCACTGGCCCCCCTAAACTGCCAGGAGCCCCGCCTGTTCCCCGTAGCAATGCCCCTGATCTCCCAAAGGGCCGCCCAAGTTTCTCATCCAGAGTAGACACTCCAGGaggccccccaccccctgtaCCTAGCACCCCTCGACCGAACCAGAGTTTCCAGTCCCGTGGTGGCCCTCCACCACCGGTCCCTGGAGGTCCCAGACCGGGCTCAGCCCCTGGACCCCATCCTCCCAGCCTTCCGCAAGGGAGGCATGGACCTCTCCCTCCCACACCAGGAGTTGCCTCGTCTGGGCCAAGAACAGGTGTTTCTCCGCCGGGTCCTCCACCCCCCAACAACTCCCGGCCTCCTTTACCGCCGGCTCCTGGAGGGAGACCGCCACTTTCAGATGACCGCCCCCTACCACCTCCGGCTCCCGTTGGAGGTCATCGACCAGCCATGCCCCGCGAtgggcctcctcctcccccctctctcaaCTCCaaaccttcctcctcccccatatcctcctcctcctctcgttcCTCTGTTGGTGGGGGTGCACCTCCCCTTCCACCAGGACGACCGggtcctcctcctgtcctctctagCCCGGCTGGAGGGGATGACCACAGCACTCCCCGTCTGCCCCAGAGGAACCTCTCACTCAACAGGTAAcaccatctttttttattattatttatgcatttctccgaagtaaataattaaaaaaacaaaaaaaaaatccttgcaaGAGGCTTTTACTGAAATATTTCTGAAGCTGTATGGAGCCAAACTGCACTGAAGCCACTGTGCATGAGGCATCGGCTCCTGAAAGACTGACTCTTTTGTTGTCGTCTCAAATTTTGCATAGATTCAAATCTTGACAAGTCAGAACACTGACATGGTTAAAGTAAATcaacagagaaagacagcactccacaaaaacaaatcacactTCCATTCTTGAGGTCTTTATTCCAGTAAATGTAAGTTCACAATGTAGCCTCCCTCTAAGAACAGtgattcatttaatttaaaccTATAGAGTCTGCTTACTCTTTCAGCACCACCCTCCTATAGTTACAGTGCTGCACAATCTTTTGCTTCACTAAAAGTACTGTTGaagtatatatgtatgtttaaGATTGTGATTGTCCTCTTCAGCCATGCTCCAGCCCCCCCACCAGGCCGGACAGGACCCCTCCCTCCACCGCCAAACGAGAGGCCACCTGCCCTGGGAAGAAACCAGTCGTCAGGACGCACAGGTGAAGCtttgtttgattgattaattgagcAATGAATTACTGCTGCATAGACATCATATGGGAAAGGTGATACATTCATTTCTAACTGAACGAAAACATGAACAGTTTCCAATCATCAAACTCTTAAAATGGGAACCACAGTCTAAGAGCATTCGAGtgtggatttttctttcttgtttgtttcattaGCTAGCATCTAATCATTTGTGTTAATCTATTTGTGCTGattatgtcattttcttttctacCTCCCAAGGTCcactccctccccctccaccaaTTGGTCGCACTGGGGGAAGTGTGAGGTCATCACCAGCTCCCTCTCCTATTGGCCGACCAGGCCCAGAGCCTCCTCGTGGAGGTCCCGGCAGCAGACCTCCCCTCCCTCCGGACAGACCAGGGACAGGTGGACCACCTCCCCCTCCGCCACCTATGGGTAACGGCTTCCAAAACTCTCACCACCACCAGATAACAGGTGAGATGAGTTGTGACAATAATAATTATGCTcaagcagcacagctgatttaAATTTTGTTGACAGTTGAAAATTATGAAAGTCTTGAGAATGCATGAGGATCCCACTGACCTCTGTTCTTGTTGTGTTTATACCAAATAAATCCCACTGTGTTTGAGTACAACAGAGAAACTCATCAGCCtccatttgttttgtgtctctAACAGATGAGTGGGAGTCCCGCTTCACTTTCCACCCGGTGTCAGACCTGCCTCCTCCTGAGCCTTATGTACCCAGCCAGAAGACCTACCCTAGCAAGATGGCAAAGAGCGATGGCAGAGGtctcatacgcacacacacacacacttacacttgtGCACATAACTTGCTTATGCATGTTCAGGTGCAAATTAGATTTACTTAAACAAACTTAAAGGTTCCTGTGGGAAAATTGGATCATCATAAACTATCTTGTGCAAATTACAAACATATACtcttttatatctatatataaatgtatttaaataaattgCTGGAGACCCTTGGCAGGAATAACGTAGGTAATTGAAATTAGAGCTACAGTAGTGCAGCTGCACTCTGCATTTGGTCTGCTTCTGGAGACAGTGCCAACTAgtggaagaaaatgaaatctCTTTTGGAAAATTAAGGGAAATAGtcatttctctgtattttttccccaggtTCTGgtaaaaaggagagaggagctcCTCCGCTTCCTCCTATACCCAGGTGAAAAGGAGGTCACAGCAGTCACCACACCTGGAATGaatttctcactctctctctttctctctctctctctctctctctctctctctctctctctctctctctctctctctctgtctccttccctccctccctccctttctctctgttgctttCATACTGCTTTAACTTACAGCATGTGGTTCATGTATGGACTCTAATATACCAAACGCATTGAAGTACTGTTGACCAAGTAAAAGGACTTCACTATGTGGAGTTATCAGTACAGCCTGTTCCTCTGTAGCACCAGCATCACGGCACCAAACTAAAGATCAACACTTCAGCAGGGGCCCAGTTTAGACTCTGGCGCTTGGTTGCTGTGACACATGAAACATTGTGAGACGAAGTAGACAAGCAATTTACATATCTGCTATGAACAGCAGTGTTTTCATGAACCAACCACGTTATCTACATTGGCTTCATTCCCTTGCTCCGTTGAAGACAATATTGTATGTCTTGATTGCCTCACAATGTTGGCCTTCTAAGTCATGAGACTTCCTCAGAGAGCAGGAAACTAACTTTTTTATTCACTGACCACAGTGGCTAATGGATTCTGTAATCACCTAGCAGGTGTAACATTTTACCAGCCAAACATAAATGTAGGATGGAACACAACTTCTGAACAATGTCCGCTGCCAAAGTAGCTGGTAGAGAAGCCAAATATTGCCAGCTTTTGGCTGGTAGCTTGTGTGAATTCCCACTCTGTTTACTCAGCAGGATTACGTAAAGCTaaggcaaagaaaaaatatgtatctTTTGACAGTGCTGATGCCAGCATTTAAGTCCCAGGGGTATTATGCAGCAGCAGTGACCAGATATTATGCATCAGTCAGCTTCCCCAGCTGTACTGAGAGGCTGTTGCTGCCTGTTTGATATCAGTGTTTTCCCTGTACCTTTTTCTATTCAGGTTTGTAATTTGAGGCTGCATATGAAATAGCCAGGGATACCTGTTGTGCCTTaaactgtgtgtttcagtgtttcccctgtgTTCATTTAGCTGGATTGGGCCGCACACAAAAATACCACCTCTGTATATGCAAGTGTGTAAATGGAGACAGTTAAAACAACCACATTCCCGCAATGCTGAAGATACTGAGCATTGAGCAAGTGTCTTAATAACATCATTAGAACTTAAACTGTGACTAAAACATGGACAGACATGAACCAGACTGCCCAAAGTAAAAATGACCCTGCCCTCCTGCCAGTGCTGCAACAGACATCGGGGAAACACTGGTTTGATTTGCCAAAGCCATGTGTGCCTTTATAGTATGTGTATCTCCAAAACTGAGTGAGGAGTTCCTTTTGGAACCGCTGAACGGTACGTTTAATTTGTCTTGATGTGACGCAAGCTTGCACTTGATGTCGGTGACTGAGATTGACTCTGCTTTAAAAGGACCATAGTATGGGGTAAAGGTGGCCTTAGTTTACCGCAGAACATATAAGGGttcttattttgctgttttgttgaaAGCTGCCTTGGCGTATGAAGGACCTATGTATGTATCTGTATGATTCCATCAAGTGCTATTGAAGGGCTATTATTTTAAGTTATGTTTCAGAACTGTGCAGTATTACATTTTTAAGCTTTACCCGGCACTGCTTTGAATGGTCTTTTGTATACTTGATGTTGTATTATGATCATGtcagaaatttttttttctaaatgacaATCAGAAATGTTCCTATTTACatcagtgaataaataaataaatatgctttaAGAATGCTCTCTGTGAAATGACATTTGCTTTGTTAAGACTGTGCAACCTTAAAAGATAGTTGTGCATTGCTCAAGAAAAGATCAATACATTAAACCTGCAAGTGATACTGCTGTCTCAGGTGGGAATAACATAAAATTTGTGTTGACTATGGAAAAACATGAGCTGTGAAGCTTGTGTATTCTACATCTGAAAAGGACTGTATATATTATTTTCCTCATTGTGGTGTGATGTTGTAGTCAAAGGTTCCCCAGATCTGTGTACTGTGGGGGGAAGTTCACACAGAAAGACCATAGTCAAGATTTCAACCCCAGACCCTCTTGTCATGAGGCTACAGTACAAACCACTGAGCCACAGCACAAACTCaagttgtctgtgtttttcttcaagaattttaagttaaaattaacacagacaacatggacTGAAACAATGCAAAAGGACAAAAAGGCCATCTCTAATGTTTTCAACCTGCGCAACAGTCAGCCATTGTCTTTGAAGTTGAACACATGGCTGGATGGCTGAGTAGTTGAGGCGTTGGAGTTGAAGATCTCGTTTTCTCTATGAGCTCAATGAAAGTGGTGTGACACTAATGCAcagatccctctctctcttgaagagagagagggatctgTGTTTTCAGATGCCTGTCCAGCTGAGGAATAAGCAAGCCCTTTGTTCCTAACATTGGTAGGACATGACTGCCCAAGTCCACGTggaatgaaacaacaaaaacacatttggttTTTGAGGTACAGTGTTTGAAAAATGCCATAATACTCTTACTGAAAGAGCTGCGATGACCGAGTGGTTAAGGTGTTGGTACTGCTCACAATGCTGCTTTGTTCAACACTGGCCAGTATTATGATTATGGTTTCTTTGATCACCTCTTTCAATTTtaacacagagctgctgctatTTTCTCAGTAACAAAATCCCTTGCCTGTAAATATGAAGTGTAAAGAGGGGCTTTCATCACTAATAAAGAGGAAACACTTAGAAAAATCTTAGTCCTTGTGGGACTAAGTCCTAATGGGGAAACTTTTGTTCTAGGAAAATGTCTGCTTAGTTTGGCATACTGTACCTGGTGAAAATATCAGAGCCCTGCACTTAAACTGCAGAGTATTAACGGGAAGTCTTGGACCTTCTCAGTAGCAGCATATATTAAGTGAGGCATGATAGCCAGTTGGCTTAGGCATTGTGCTTGTTATTCAACTGTGTTCTTTCACTAAGTCACAAACTTTTCTCGCAGTGCTGCTGGTCCAATGTGAACCTCAGATTATGGTTCATCTTATCAGTATTTCTGGCGATCTGTGTTTATGATCACCACCCACTTTGTAGAAAACATAAAACGTTTCCAATCCCAACTGTAAACAAAGTCAGTCCTTGGGTATAAAACCATTTCTTTCATCTATATGTATCTTTTAAATTTCTTGCTTTACCTACAGCTGTGGAAGTG is a genomic window of Myripristis murdjan chromosome 15, fMyrMur1.1, whole genome shotgun sequence containing:
- the wipf1b gene encoding WAS/WASL-interacting protein family member 1, giving the protein MPAPPPPPPPAPPPPTFAQANTEKPNLNRSEQQGRNALLSDISKGARLKKTVTNDRSAPVFDKPKGGGGGGGGGGGGGGGSGGGFGGGAPGGLGGLFQGGMPKLRSAGSRDSNDSGGPRAPMLPPGGRSAGPRPFGGGGGGVTTGPPKLPGAPPVPRSNAPDLPKGRPSFSSRVDTPGGPPPPVPSTPRPNQSFQSRGGPPPPVPGGPRPGSAPGPHPPSLPQGRHGPLPPTPGVASSGPRTGVSPPGPPPPNNSRPPLPPAPGGRPPLSDDRPLPPPAPVGGHRPAMPRDGPPPPPSLNSKPSSSPISSSSSRSSVGGGAPPLPPGRPGPPPVLSSPAGGDDHSTPRLPQRNLSLNSHAPAPPPGRTGPLPPPPNERPPALGRNQSSGRTGPLPPPPPIGRTGGSVRSSPAPSPIGRPGPEPPRGGPGSRPPLPPDRPGTGGPPPPPPPMGNGFQNSHHHQITDEWESRFTFHPVSDLPPPEPYVPSQKTYPSKMAKSDGRGSGKKERGAPPLPPIPR